One Plasmodium relictum strain SGS1 genome assembly, contig: PRELSG_00_v1_11, whole genome shotgun sequence DNA window includes the following coding sequences:
- a CDS encoding fam-f protein, with protein sequence MNNIIKFLMKKEDMNKRIFSVQIDSKNFIMPNFLFKNILKILINIDLYGNKAYNNSNRFKLKFVKYKEIQLIRDLAEVFNFADKDILNDAGLTIKEVQSLYNMNETKNEDTALEGFFVDSRLLFAKLVDLIFLKNFNEKLKQEKARVDSLCYALWIMNNKITGYMKSIRGNVNNHIDYVFDDLESFESELIAYTDVDAYININERSQDLLVNKQNAYDYFKKSELSKKIKLKPKKSFTFFNKLHERNNQFLSKINRQIYEYDIVVFSNLGKTVQRFPLKYVTVVTHSYMENFLAPMKGILNAFASAIFIENKKKGVSINTSLKVNIEYLNSLISDMHRILDATIASKTHKLFVRINKILNGDIKCLIAIIIFILEQDRCTNKLKLDYLKDKHGDEIFNDKFLSHIYELFLQEKDDLKKSLDEFKTYIRAIFGFTVNSSGIRSLVQMIYKSNEKDFILKLFHVIVHSLGCKRQLNYYSTFLEMLKRNSERSLIVKFINFFKERNEVLYIPKAKSRNVILSFLDIYDNSNIFFELKNINIKLIRQALEMDFSVRRFRGYDCLINLLIKELSKLKKNFIYSEEKRINKNAIIFLLYEIKEFNSYKKYRYIKYT encoded by the exons atgaacaatataataaaatttctcatgaaaaaagaagatatgaATAAAAGGATTTTTAGTGTGCAGATAGattctaaaaattttattatgcctaattttttgtttaaaaatattctaaaaatat taataaatatTGACTTATATGGTAATAAGGCATATAATAACTCGAACAg attCAAACTTAAATTTGTAAAGTATAAGGAAATACAATTAATAAGAGATTTAGCGGAAGTATTCAATTTTGCAGATAAGGATATATTAAATGATGCGGGTCTTACAATAAAAGAGGTACAATCACTGTATAATATGAATGaaacaaaaaatgaagatacgGCACTTGAGGGGTTCTTTGTTGATTCAAGACTTTTATTTGCGAAATTAGTggatttaatatttttaaaaaattttaatgaaaaattgaaACAAGAGAAAGCTAGAGTAGATTCTTTATGTTATGCGTTGTGGattatgaataataaaataacgGGCTACATGAAAAGTATACGTGGTAATGTAAATAATCATATCGATTATGTATTTGACGATCTTGAATCCTTTGAAAGTGAATTAATTGCTTATACAGACGTTGATGcctatattaatataaacgAACGTAGCCAAGATTTATTAGTTAATAAACAGAATGCATATGATTATTTCAAGAAATCAgaattaagtaaaaaaattaaattaaagcCTAAAAAATcctttactttttttaataaattacatGAAAGAAATAATCAATTTTTGTCTAAAATTAATAGacaaatatatgaatatgaCATTGTTGTATTTAGTAATTTAGGTAAAACTGTACAGAGGTTTCCTTTGAAATATGTCACTGTAGTGACACATTCATATATGGAAAATTTTCTTGCTCCAATGAAAGGTATTTTAAATGCATTTGCTTCAGCCatatttattgaaaataaaaagaaaggaGTTAGTATAAATACTTCTCTCAAAGTAAATATTGAATACTTGAATTCCTTAATTTCTGATATGCATAGAATATTAGATGCCACTATAGCATCAAAAACGCATAAGTTATTTGTAAGAATAAATAAGATATTAAATGGTGATATAAAATGCTTGATAGccattattatattcatacTTGAACAAGATAGATGTACGAATAAGCTTAAATTAGATTATTTGAAAGATAAACACGGAGatgaaatatttaatgataaatttttgtctcatatatatgaattatttttacaagaaaaagatgatttaaaaaaatccTTAGATGaatttaaaacatatataagGGCAATTTTTGGATTTACTGTGAATAGTTCAGGTATTAGATCATTAGTACAAATGATTTATAAATCAAATGAGAaagattttatattaaaactaTTTCATGTTATTGTACACTCATTAGGGTGCAAAAGgcaattaaattattattcaaCTTTTTTAGAAATGCTCAAAAGAAATTCGGAAAGAAGCTTAAttgtaaaatttataaacttCTTTAAAGAACGAAATGAAGTTTTATATATTCCGAAAGCAAAATCTAGAAATGTAATATTAAGTTTTTTGGATATATATGACAATAGCAACATATTTTTTGAACTCAAGAATATCAATATAAAGTTAATTAGGCAAGCATTAGAGATGGATTTTTCTGTAAGGAGATTTAGAGGCTACGAttgtttaataaatttattaattaaagaattaagtaaattaaaaaaaaattttatttattccgAAGAAAAACGAATAAACAAAAATGCTATTATATTTCTTCTGTATGAAATTAAGGAATTTAATAGCTATAAGAAATATcgttatattaaatatacataa
- a CDS encoding fam-j protein, with the protein MHTRENSPSMRNFIDAVNIEQDEIFDSENTLSHFPVEEKNSDSDNEDYHFNTNLVDIINLEKSKSCDIANILDEVQCSLMDSLIDPFYPSYEKDYLTINTEAESSSISLVGTKNVEYEDSIDLKNTLDEASNILPDLLEEPLDLPLEPNYSTTHTEAESSSISLISRKNVENEDSVEIQNILNELLNTLPDSQIQSIDLPLELNYSTVHNETESSRISLIKTKIVENEDSCNLPNIFSDSYVTSNYLERGFFELPLGGHSSTIRNDSIPSSTNNLMFSESESEKSIELQNNFFNPPIEQQDLSFYIEGGSSNIDKLMHVVFEKPIELENILPNFSINQPTATISDFQEDTSLVNTIEQASEECMGNERNKEEINEQILGENTFSKQNFFNDSSAIDSSMHISSGNTQSCKKKGKKRNYEDIDNLDNQSIGNYVCINPKKKYTYNKDGENLVCSLLNVFDIETKFMSRNVVPNLQKLRDILNDDKKDTHNDIVKKVKISILSLRDIINEEIQKINHSDLTVIKNYYDKNIEGNQLVKSINNSILSFRRTMNHRFNKKEEIYEGVDHSLKILHDSIYEYKFFQDLYHINSIIINNSMHSKLFSAPFIHSFETFKNIFELFRLMDELIKIVEKSIKNGFLLRDRNYFRTAQKMIFNLCVPITSNIRKNLVKLDDILKILNLSYEDYNIIVQTIFHFFKENVKNKKKLRHDINKLYRKNSFRAVCDFLLEEEKHILWYYNEASEIFNLNLSDKNKEGISFNDLINNENTVSHLSSLYKTLTKLIGTLFIKKQLIIISKICKSLLHMNSLKRRKHISHETRQIIKKEYQSNLLSQIESEKCRMEKVKFNIRNLYLFVSVKEDIKHIQVSNDLKNKIKEIISILRFLHTITCKDDITKFNHQKKGNTENILLALYYAYQRLIKFTENEI; encoded by the exons ATGCATACAAGAGAAAACTCTCCTAGTATGAGAAATTTTATTGATGCAGTAAATATAGAGCAAGATGAAATTTTTGATTCAGAAAACACACTTAGTCATTTTCCTGTGGAAGa aaaaaattcaGATTCTGATAATGAAGATTACCATTTTAACACGAATTTAGTTGACATAATAAATTTAGAGAAAAGTAAGTCATGTGATATAGCAAATATTTTAGATGAAGTACAATGTTCGTTAATGGACTCTTTAATTGATCCTTTCTATCCATCTTAtgaaaa AGATTACTTAACTATTAATACTGAAGCAGAATCTTCTAGTATAAGTTTAGTGGGCACAAAAAATGTAGAGTATGAAGATTCtattgatttaaaaaatactttaGATGAAGCTTCAAACATATTACCAGATTTACTAGAAGAACCTCTTGATTTACCTCTTGAAcc TAACTATTCAACTACTCATACTGAAGCAGAATCCTCTAGCATAAGTTTAATAAGCAGAAAAAATGTAGAGAATGAAGACTCTGTTGAAATACAAaacattttaaatgaattactAAATACATTACCAGATTCACAAATACAATCTATCGATTTACCTCTTGAact TAACTATTCAACTGTTCATAATGAAACAGAGTCCTCTAGAATAAgtttaattaaaacaaaaattgtAGAAAATGAAGATTCTTGTAATCTACCGAATATTTTCAGTGATTCATACGTTACTTCCAATTACTTGGAAAGGGGATTCTTTGAGTTACCCTTAGGAGg tCATTCTTCAACTATTAGGAATGATAGTATACCTTCCAGTACGAACAATTTAATGTTTTCAGAAAGTGAAAGTGAGAAATCTATTGAattacaaaataatttttttaatcctCCTATAGAACA ACAAGATTTATCATTTTATATTGAGGGAGGTTCCTCTAACATAGACAAGTTAATGCACGTGGTATTTGAAAAACCTATTGAACTAGAAAATATTCTTCCTAACTTTTCTATAAATca acCTACTGCAACTATTAGCGATTTCCAAGAAGACACAAGCTTAGTAAATACAATTGAACAAGCATCAGAAGAATGCATGGGAAATGAAAGAAATAAGGAAGAAATTAATGAGCAAATTCTTGGAGAAAATACATTTAGCAAACAAAATTTCTTTAATGATTCATCTGCTATCGA ttcTAGTATGCATATTAGTAGTGGTAATACACAGTcatgcaaaaaaaaaggaaagaaGAGAAATTACGAAGATATTGATAATTTAGATAATCAGAGTATTGGAAATTATGTATGCATtaatccaaaaaaaaaatatacttataaTAAAGATGGTGAAAATCTTGTTTGTTCTCTTTTAAATGTTTTCGATATTGAAACTAAGTTCATGTCACGTAATGTAGTTCcaaatttacaaaaattaagAGATATATTAAACGACGATAAAAAAGATACACATAATGATATagtaaaaaaagttaaaataagCATTTTGTCATTAAGAGATATTATAAATGAggaaatacaaaaaattaatcaTTCTGATCTAacagtaataaaaaattattatgataaaaatatagaaggAAACCAATTAGTAAAAAGCATTAATAATTCTATTTTGTCATTTAGACGTACAATGAATCAtagatttaataaaaaagaggaaATATATGAAGGAGTAGATCACTCTTTAAAAATTCTTCATGATTCAATCtatgaatataaattttttcagGACTTATATCATATTAAttcaattattataaataattccATGCAtagtaaattattttctgcTCCATTTATTCATTCATTTGAAACcttcaaaaatatttttgaattatttagACTAATGgatgaattaataaaaattgtagaaaaatcaattaaaaatGGATTTTTATTAAGAGATCGTAATTATTTTCGTACAGCTCAAAAGATGATATTTAATCTTTGTGTACCGATAACTtcaaatattagaaaaaatttgGTTAAACTTGAcgatattttgaaaatattgaATTTATCATATGAAGACTACAATATAATAGTGCAAactatttttcatttttttaaagaaaacgtaaaaaataaaaaaaaattaaggcATGACATAAATAAactttatagaaaaaattcttttagaGCCGTTTgtgattttttattagagGAAGAAAAGCATATTTTATGGTACTATAATGAAGCATctgaaatttttaatttaaatttaagtgACAAAAATAAGGAAGGGATATCCTTCaatgatttaataaataatgaaaatactGTAAGTCATTTATCTTCTCTCTATAAAACTCTTACGAAATTAATTGGAACTTTATTTATTAAGAAACAGTTAATCATTATTTCGAAAATATGTAAATCATTATTACATATGAATTCATTAAAAAGAAGGAAACATATTTCACATGAAACAAgacaaattataaaaaaggaatacCAATCAAATTTACTTTCTCAGATAGAAAGTGAAAAATGTAGAATGGAAAAAGTTAAGTTCAATAtaagaaatttatatttatttgttagtgtaaaagaagatataaaaCATATTCAAGTAtcaaatgatttaaaaaataaaataaaggaaaTTATATCAATTTTACGTTTCCTTCATACTATAACGTGTAAAGATGATATAACTAAATTTAATCATCAAAAAAAGGGTAATACGGAAAATATTTTGCTTGCACTATATTATGCCTATCAAAGACTTATAAAGTTTactgaaaatgaaatataa